In one window of Drosophila mauritiana strain mau12 chromosome X, ASM438214v1, whole genome shotgun sequence DNA:
- the LOC117148838 gene encoding multiple inositol polyphosphate phosphatase 1, translating to MLSQFYCLFLLLLHFFVGVTLSEEGECRRLNRADIEGRLSTKTPYRAIANYDETPPKYAGCHPTRIWSIIRHGTRNPSESVILQAQNRLSEIKKQILDQTTPPICTAELKKLRQWHWMHLNATEDEKLLVAEGEDELIELAERMQRRFPDLLPELYNPEWYYFKYTATQRTLKSAESFATGLFGRHRIHTVRYPPPLHEDPVLRFYKGCGKWKTDVDKNPETLVNARRFLAEPQMQSAVQQVRSSTRLPDLQPEDVQLMYTVCAFETAWHRPRRDSGSKSSHESVWCNFFDVAALEALEFFEDLEYYWNDGYGYELTHRIACPAIADMFAAISSSEETRPRRANATLYFTHSGTLLKLLAHLGLARDKKPLTHKHFASERLWRTSQIDAFATNLAFLRYDCDKGKPQVLVLHQERVVRLPGCPQDQDLCPLATLRRIYANSVDHCDREKMCRV from the exons ATGCTAAGCCAATTTtactgtttgtttttgttgctcctCCACTTCTTCGTGGGCGTGACGTTGTCTGAAGAGGGGGAGTGCCGGCGCCTTAATCGCGCAGATATCGAGGGCAGACTGTCCACAAAGACGCCCTACAGAGCGATCGCCAATTACGACGAAACGCCACCGAAATACGCCG GCTGCCATCCGACTCGAATTTGGTCCATCATCCGACACGGAACTCGAAATCCCAGCGAATCCGTTATCCTTCAGGCGCAAAATCGGCTATCAGAGATAAAGAAACAAATTCTGGATCAGACGACGCCGCCGATCTGCACCGCTGAATTGAAAAAGCTGCGCCAATGGCACTGGATGCATCTGAATGCCACCGAAGATGAGAAATTACTGGTGGCCGAGGGTGAGGATGAGCTGATTGAGCTGGCGGAACGGATGCAGCGGAGATTTCCGGATCTACTTCCGGAGTTGTACAATCCGGAGTGGTACTACTTTAAGTATACTGCGACCCAAAGAACGCTGAAAAGTGCGGAAAGCTTCGCTACGGGCTTGTTCGGCCGTCATCGCATCCATACTGTACGATATCCGCCGCCTTTGCACGAGGATCCTGTTTTGCGG TTCTATAAGGGCTGTGGAAAGTGGAAAACTGACGTCGATAAGAATCCCGAAACCTTGGTCAACGCACGCAGGTTCCTAGCAGAGCCGCAGATGCAGTCAGCAGTGCAGCAGGTACGGAGCAGCACCCGGCTACCGGATCTTCAGCCGGAGGACGTTCAGCTTATGTACACGGTGTGCGCTTTCGAAACGGCCTGGCATCGCCCACGTCGCGACTCCGGCTCCAAATCTTCACACGAATCCGTGTGGTGTAACTTCTTTGACGTGGCCGCCTTGGAGGCGCTGGAGTTCTTCGAGGATCTGGAGTACTATTGGAACGATGGCTACGGCTACGAACTGACTCATCGCATTGCCTGCCCGGCAATCGCAGATATGTTTGCGGCCATTAG TTCCTCTGAGGAGACACGGCCGCGCCGGGCCAACGCCACGCTGTACTTCACGCACTCGGGTACGCTTCTCAAACTGTTGGCCCACCTGGGATTGGCCCGGGACAAGAAGCCGCTGACGCACAAACACTTTGCCAGCGAGCGTCTTTGGCGCACAAGCCAGATTGACGCGTTCGCGACCAACTTGGCCTTCCTACGTTACGA CTGCGATAAGGGGAAGCCGCAAGTCCTGGTGCTGCACCAGGAGCGAGTGGTGCGCCTGCCCGGCTGCCCGCAGGACCAGGATCTCTGTCCGCTGGCCACGCTGCGTCGCATTTACGCCAATAGCGTCGACCACTGCGACCGCGAGAAGATGTGCCGAGTGTAG
- the LOC117148836 gene encoding regulatory-associated protein of mTOR, whose amino-acid sequence MTSAVRAKSATAAVGVAVDESSGSSNGSVGDQDVASSKEAVLRYLIRTRYEQYVFAPWDDPIILIIEQLEHIEHRRSAALGNQVAIGRDPSQEDSLNDLGKVISNMRQDQSLVPIVKHIEQISDIQASNGQELASLGSLRELIQTIREEWPRDDSIKQRLKEIQILGMPPVWNLCFGERIRDDRCPLSLQTKRHKERIQAMMYERQTWRIRERMKTASVALVLCLNIGVDPPDVVKIQPCSRLECWIDPSSVSPPKAMELIGSNLQMQYERWQPRARYKKCNDPTVDDVKKLCTSLRRNAKGERILFHYNGHGVPKPTANGEIWVFNKTFTQYIPLSIFELITWMSAPSIYVYDCSNAGIIINSFQPYAKQHEEELEKALAAAQQRGGVQQLVGGSGGAANVAANQVQLTNQMVSYKNCIHLAACAANEILPMNAQLPADLFTSCLTTPINIALKWYAMQEKLGMVPRIQSELIDKIPGKVNDRRTMMGELNWIFTAITDTIAWNTLPRELFQRLFRQDLLVASLFRNFLLAERILRSHDCTPVSLPALPPCYRHPMWKAWDLVVDLALQQLPEILDHNAPYRQLPFFEHQLTAFQVWLDSESESRTPPEQLPIVLQVLLSQVHRLRALELLARFLDLGPWAVNLALGVGIFPYVLKLLQSSTRELRPVLVFIWAKILAVDPSCQVDLVKEYKYFLSVLQDTSVSKEHRTLSAFVLSSIVHNFLLGQTSALQGPLLSICLEQLNDGSWLLRQWLAICLGMLWQNFEKARWSGARDLAHEKLYVLLRDSIPEVRAAAVFALGTFISSVTDRSEEQANNIDRIIAITMLETVGEDMSPLVRMELAAALQWMVVLFESQFVAVYLAEHMRGHVSAASFVMCPDPRDLTSSTHSLERHVTIRRGASSSSISNMGGASTSSGTGSSSNPLGRSKSGSGSSGGRGAAGAAGGTNSIPFQSIFTKLWLGICNLAQDPFPRVAAIAQEIVEHVRDTALCPIMAAKEATMANASEKCSSLSVSLPPSPNTRVNYLSGGGAPGGAGATAESPPVGAAASGASHWAQKLRLSGSGACIAAGDPQTILQRKLRTSSINDETDSGPAYSRGVAGAGAGLGLPSGPRESTHSARSSGSESNHYLEPGHSLTPIVLTEFIPWAISYFTRPGKERYSSAEGSAEEGRQRFPVDRNSTELRRRRLRFLRNDFVRRHAGRKHQELMDPYGFDVCVWNRKTQFTPSIVKLLPYEPQIAVAYREKVLVYDFQYNSVRTYGAESVGGNFTGYSSGYGSGSGSSSSLNGSTPRKSGAHTSGGGGFPAAPFARVSSIEFINAQDMALNLVAHEDGVVRVWQSSPPASSGTSEDTPSKARLVTAWTALGQVNQHNHRQRSVASGGSIGKGADASGLSSGAIGSGGIVTAWQQCSQHLVIGGGGCRFIRIWDVERELKLADIPLGRSETCARVLSPYLPNMRSDVILAGCDDGSVRLFDKRCPPQDAGISAYRRHSAPILHASLRGNGLVLVSGCTEGRISVADLRGSQSPINPFDVVYEWDAGADVTAITSHQLEDTVACGNASKIVIYSLDGRQQKVLRTNEGFIGPKIGHPTYLYFHPYKAQLAVGFVDNTVAIYSPTPVL is encoded by the exons ATGACAAGTGCCGTTCGCGCTAAGTCCGCCACTGCCGCAGTCGGCGTCGCAGTCGACGaaagcagcggcagcagcaacggcagcgtcGGGGATCAGGATGTGGCCTCCAGCAAGGAAGCCGTCCTGCGCTATCTAATCCGCACGAGATACGAGCAATATGTATTCGCACCGTGGGACGATCCCATAATCTTGATAATTGAGCAACTGGAGCACATCGAGCACCGTCGATCCGCCGCATTGGGGAACCAGGTGGCCATCGGCCGTGACCCATCTCAGGAAGACTCTCTGAACGACCTGGGTAAGGTGATTAGCAACATGAGGCAGGACCAGTCACTGGTACCAATCGTGAAGCACATCGAGCAAATATCCGACATTCAGGCCTCCAACGGCCAGGAACTGGCCTCTCTCGGTTCTTTGAGGGAGCTGATCCAGACTATCAGAGAAGAGTGGCCCCGGGACGACTCTATCAAACAGCGGCTGAAGGAAATACAGATCCTGGGCATGCCGCCCGTGTGGAACTTATGCTTCGGCGAGCGTATCCGCGACGACAGATGCCCGCTCTCCCTGCAGACCAAGCGGCACAAGGAGCGCATTCAGGCCATGATGTACGAGCGACAGACGTGGCGCATCCGCGAGCGCATGAAGACGGCAAGTGTGGCCCTGGTTCTATGCCTCAACATCGGCGTGGATCCGCCGGACGTGGTCAAGATCCAACCTTGCTCACGGCTTGAGTGCTGGATAGATCCCAGCTCGGTGTCCCCGCCAAAGGCCATGGAACTCATTGGGAGCAACCTGCAGATGCAGTACGAACGCTGGCAGCCAAGGGCCCGGTACAAGAAGTGCAACGATCCCACCGTGGATGACGTTAAGAAGCTCTGCACCTCCCTACGCCGGAACGCCAAGGGGGAGCGCATACTCTTCCACTACAACGGACACGGAGTGCCCAAGCCCACAGCCAACGGGGAGATCTGGGTGTTCAACAAGACTTTCACGCAGTACATCCCCCTGAGTATATTCGAGCTTATCACTTGGATGTCAGCGCCCTCCATCTACGTGTATGACTGCTCCAACGCCGGGATCATCATCAATTCGTTTCAGCCATACGCTAAGCAGCACGAGGAAGAACTAGAGAAGGCGCTGGCCGCCGCCCAGCAGAGGGGTGGTGTCCAACAGTTAGTAGGCGGCTCTGGTGGTGCCGCCAATGTAGCCGCCAACCAGGTGCAGTTAACCAACCAGATGGTCAGTTACAAGAACTGTATACACCTGGCGGCCTGTGCTGCAAACGAGATTCTTCCGATGAATGCCCAGTTGCCGGCGGATCTTTTCACCAGCTGTCTGACAACACCCATTAACATAGCGCTCAAGTGGTACGCCATGCAAGAAAAGCTGGGCATGGTACCGCGTATTCAGAGCGAACTAATCGACAAGATTCCAG GCAAGGTCAACGACCGGCGCACTATGATGGGTGAGCTCAACTGGATCTTCACCGCCATTACTGACACGATAGCATGGAACACACTTCCCCGCGAGCTCTTTCAGCGCCTGTTTCGCCAGGATCTGCTGGTGGCCAGCCTGTTCCGTAATTTCCTGTTGGCCGAGCGCATTCTGCGCAGCCACGACTGCACACCAGTTTCCCTGCCTGCCCTGCCGCCTTGCTATCGCCATCCGATGTGGAAGGCCTGGGATCTGGTGGTAGATTTGGCTCTACAGCAATTGCCGGAGATCCTCGACCACAATGCGCCGTACCGCCAGCTGCCGTTCTTCGAGCACCAGCTTACGGCCTTCCAGGTTTGGCTGGACAGCGAATCGGAGTCGAGAACACCACCGGAACAGCTGCCTATTGTGCTGCAGGTCTTACTGTCGCAGGTGCACCGTCTAAGGGCCCTGGAGCTGCTGGCTCGCTTTCTGGATCTTGGTCCGTGGGCCGTTAATCTCGCCCTGGGCGTGGGCATCTTTCCATACGTGCTCAAACTGCTACAGAGTTCTACGCGCGAACTGCGACCCGTTTTGGTGTTCATTTGGGCCAAGATCCTGGCCGTGGATCCCAGCTGCCAAGTGGATCTGGTCAAGGAATACAAGTACTTCCTCTCCGTGCTGCAGGACACCTCCGTTTCCAAGGAACACCGTACACTGTCCGCCTTTGTACTGTCCTCCATAGTGCACAACTTCCTGCTGGGACAGACGAGCGCGCTTCAGGGTCCCCTACTGTCTATTTGCCTGGAGCAGCTGAACGACGGAAGCTGGCTGCTGCGCCAGTGGCTAGCCATCTGTCTTGGCATGCTGTGGCAGAACTTTGAGAAGGCGCGTTGGTCGGGAGCACGCGACCTCGCGCACGAGAAGCTGTACGTTCTGCTGCGGGACTCGATTCCGGAAGTAAGAGCCGCTGCCGTCTTCGCCTTAGGCACATTTATTAGCTCCGTGACGGATCGTAGCGAGGAGCAGGCCAATAACATCGATCGCATCATTGCCATTACCATGCTCGAAACCGTGGGCGAGGATATGTCGCCGCTGGTCCGCATGGAGCTGGCCGCCGCCCTGCAATGGATGGTGGTGCTCTTCGAGTCACAATTCGTGGCAGTATATCTAGCCGAGCACATGCGCGGTCACGTCTCCGCCGCCTCATTCGTGATGTGCCCCGATCCCCGAGATCTGACGTCTTCCACGCACAGCCTGGAGCGTCATGTGACCATCCGCAGGGGAGCTAGCTCCAGCTCCATATCCAACATGGGTGGTGCGTCAACAAGCTCAGGAACAGGATCATCCAGCAACCCTTTGGGTCGCTCGAAGAGTGGCTCTGGCAGTTCGGGCGGAAGAGGAGCAGCCGGAGCTGCGGGCGGTACTAACAGCATACCCTTCCAGTCAATCTTTACCAAGCTCTGGCTGGGCATCTGCAATCTGGCCCAGGATCCGTTTCCTCGTGTAGCGGCCATTGCCCAGGAGATTGTTGAACATGTCAGGGACACGGCACTGTGTCCCATCATGGCCGCCAAGGAAGCGACCATGGCCAATGCCTCGGAGAAATGCAGCAGCCTAAGTGTGAGCCTCCCTCCCAGTCCAAATACAAGAGTTAATTACTTGAGCGGTGGCGGCGCACCAGGTGGAGCTGGCGCGACTGCAGAATCACCGCCCGTCGGAGCAGCTGCCTCGGGCGCCAGTCACTGGGCGCAAAAGCTACGACTATCAGGCAGTGGAGCCTGCATAGCTGCTGGAGATCCTCAAACCATTCTGCAGCGCAAGCTCCGCACGAGCTCCATCAACGATGAGACGGACAGCGGACCAGCGTACTCCAGAGGAGTCGCGGGCGCCGGAGCTGGTCTGGGACTGCCCAGCGGACCGAGGGAGAGCACCCATTCGGCGCGGAGCAGCGGCAGCGAGAGCAATCATTACCTGGAGCCGGGACACAGCCTCACGCCTATTGTCCTGACCGAATTCATACCCTGGGCCATTTCCTATTTCACGCGGCCAGGCAAGGAGCGCTACAGTAGCGCCGAGGGATCGGCAGAGGAGGGGCGCCAACGCTTCCCAGTGGACCGAAACTCAACGGAGCTGCGACGCAGGAGGTTGCGCTTCCTGAGAAACGATTTCGTGCGCCGACATGCCGGCCGAAAGCACCAGGAGCTGATGGATCCGTACGGCTTCGATGTGTGCGTATGGAACCGGAAGACACAGTTCACGCCTTCCATCGTGAAGCTGCTGCCTTACGAGCCGCAGATTGCAGTGGCCTACAGGGAGAAGGTTCTGGTGTACGACTTCCAGTACAATTCGGTACGCACATACGGCGCCGAGTCTGTTGGCGGCAACTTCACTGGCTACAGTTCCGGTTACGGATCAGGTTCCGGATCATCTTCATCGCTTAACGGCAGCACTCCGCGAAAGTCGGGCGCACATACAAGTGGAGGAGGTGGATTTCCCGCCGCCCCCTTTGCCCGCGTTAGCAGCATCGAGTTTATCAATGCCCAGGATATGGCGCTCAACTTGGTGGCACACGAAGACGGAGTGGTGCGCGTCTGGCAATCCTCGCCGCCGGCCAGCTCTGGCACCTCCGAGGATACCCCGAGCAAGGCCCGACTGGTGACTGCTTGGACAGCTCTGGGCCAGGTTAACCAACACAACCACCGTCAGCGCAGCGTGGCTTCCGGCGGAAGCATTGGCAAGGGCGCGGACGCATCGGGATTGTCGAGCGGAGCGATTGGCTCGGGAGGCATTGTGACCGCATGGCAGCAATGCAGCCAACACCTCGTGATAGGCGGCGGTGGCTGCCGATTTATCCGCATTTGGGACGTGGAAAGGGAACTGAAGCTGGCAGATATTCCATTGGGTCGCAGCGAAACCTGCGCCCGGGTGCTGTCACCCTACCTGCCCAACATGCGTTCCGATGTGATTCTCGCCGGCTGCGACGACGGCAGTGTGCGACTGTTTGACAAGCGATGTCCGCCGCAGGACGCCGGGATCTCCGCTTATCGACGCCACAGTGCCCCCATTCTACACGCCAGCCTCCGGGGAAACGGACTGGTGCTGGTCTCCGGCTGCACTGAAGGTCGGATCAGTGTGGCGGACTTGCGTGGGAGCCAGTCCCCCATTAACCCCTTCGATGTTGTGTACGAGTGGGACGCCGGTGCCGATGTGACGGCCATAACCAGCCACCAGTTGGAGGACACGGTGGCCTGCGGGAATGCCTCCAAGATCGTGATCTACTCGCTGGACGGACGGCAGCAGAAGGTGCTGCGGACGAACGAGGGTTTCATTGGCCCCAAGATCGGTCACCCCACGTATCTGTATTTTCACCCATACAAAGCCCAGCTGGCGGTGGGCTTCGTGGACAATACAGTGGCCATATACAGCCCCACCCCAG TTCTATAA
- the LOC117148837 gene encoding neprilysin-1 has product MSQQHEATAAAAEKPLNNGYLQANAPLEELSATVVSPLLGQQQVQHQAPQQQQNKLPTVVFLAPDGSGGVGIQRGNPTQGNPGMVTGTGSHSDWLLKESQQRRRLLVLAIAFTVLGAAIGALAIYFASVHQRCHLYRLEPDNDDRPNGRWNQDSGSAHEGQDNICMTQECVRTAASLLSAMDLNSDPCEDFFQYACGTWNKMHPIPEDRSSISTFEVLSDQQQVILRAVLEEPIDERDNKATIKAKTFFKSCMDIPQIRKIGTGRLKQVLQSLGGWPVIERNWSPPADLSVERLMGQLRLNYSEPVMIELYVGADDKNSSVNILQMDQLQYALPSRDYYLKESSANDRRAYHRYMTQVALLLGADPATAAAELEKVVLFETQLVNVSLPEADRHDTSLVYRKMLLPELQELVPEVQWQEYLQAALGPGIPLQEDEPLVTYGLHYLTEMGKILAHTDRRVVHNYMLWRLVMSLMSHMIDEYQRERVEFRKILMGIQSERTRWSQCVEWTNKKLGVAVGALFIRDNFNQESKEVALEMIHTIRAAFNELLAENDWMDDETRAVAKEKADSMNERIGYPELLTNATELEQEYVNLTIVPDNFINNVLSILQWESEKMLRLLRQPVDKEKWTTEPAVVNAFYNPNKNDIVFPAGILQPLFYSQHFPKSLNYGGIGVVIGHEITHGFDDKGRQFDKEGNMMQWWNNATIEAFRERTQCVIDQYSRYKINEVDMFMDGRMTQGENIADNGGLKQAFRAYKKWETLHGREQLLPGLNMTHDQLFFLNYAQIWCGSMRPEDALTKIRSAVHSPGFVRVLGPLSNSRDFASAYKCPLGSTMNPAEKCSVW; this is encoded by the exons ATGTCGCAGCAACATGAGGCAACAGCGGCGGCCGCGGAGAAGCCGCTGAATAACGGCTACCTGCAGGCGAATGCGCCGCTGGAGGAGCTGAGTGCCACGGTGGTGTCGCCACTCCTGGGGCAGCAACAGGTGCAGCACCAGgcgccacagcagcagcagaacaaGCTGCCCACTGTCGTTTTCCTGGCGCCCGACGGCAGCGGAGGCGTGGGCATCCAGCGAGGGAATCCAACGCAGGGCAATCCCGGCATGGTAACGGGCACCGGCAGCCACAGCGACTGGCTGCTCAAGGAGTCGCAGCAGCGACGCCGCCTGCTCGTCCTGGCCATCGCCTTCACCGTTCTGGGCGCGGCCATCGGGGCACTGGCCATCTACTTTGCCAGCGTCCATCAGCGGTGCCATCTGTACCGCCTGGAGCCAG ACAACGATGACAGACCGAACGGCAGGTGGAACCAGGATTCGGGATCCGCCCACGAGGGGCAGGATAACATTTGCATGACCCAGGAGTGCGTGAGAACAG CCGCCTCCCTGCTCTCGGCCATGGACCTCAACTCCGATCCCTGCGAGGACTTTTTCCAGTACGCGTGCGGCACGTGGAACAAGATGCATCCCATTCCCGAGGACCGCAGCTCCATCAGCACGTTTGAG GTCCTGTCCGATCAGCAGCAGGTTATCCTGCGCGCAGTTCTGGAGGAACCCATAGATGAACGTGACAACAAGGCCACCATAAAGGCCAAAACCTTCTTCAAGAGCTGCATGGATATTC CTCAAATCCGCAAAATCGGAACGGGGCGACTCAAGCAGGTTCTGCAATCCCTGGGCGGCTGGCCGGTCATCGAGCGGAACTGGAGTCCGCCGGCGGATCTATCCGTGGAGCGGCTAATGGGTCAGCTCCGGCTGAATTACAGCGAGCCGGTGATGATCGAGCTGTACGTGGGCGCCGACGACAAGAACAGCTCGGTGAACATCCTGCAGATGGACCAACTGCAGTATGCGCTGCCCTCGAGGGATTACTATCTGAAGGAGAGCAGTGCTAACGACCGGAGGGCCTACCATCGGTACATGACGCAGGTGGCGCTGCTCCTGGGAGCGGATCCGGCCACCGCCGCTGCGGAACTGGAGAAGGTTGTGCTCTTCGAGACGCAGCTAGTGAATGTTTCCTTGCCGGAGGCGGATCGTCATGACACGAGCCTGGTCTATCGCAAGATGTTGCTGCCGGAGCTGCAGGAACTGGTGCCCGAGGTGCAGTGGCAGGAGTATCTGCAGGCAGCTCTGGGTCCGGGGATTCCCCTGCAGGAGGACGAACCGCTGGTCACCTACGGCCTGCACTATCTCACCGAAATGGGCAAGATACTGGCGCACACCGATCGCCGTGTGGTGCACAACTACATGCTGTGGCGCCTGGTCATGTCCTTAATGTCACACATGATCGATGAGTATCAGCGTGAGCGGGTGGAGTTCCGCAAGATCCTAATGGGCATACAGTCGGAGCGGACACGCTGGTCGCAGTGCGTCGAGTGGACTAACAAgaagctgggcgtcgccgtgGGAGCCCTCTTCATCCGGGACAACTTTAATCAGGAGAGCAAGGAGGTGGCCCTCGAGATGATCCACACCATACGAGCAGCGTTCAACGAGCTCCTGGCCGAGAACGATTGGATGGACGACGAGACGCGGGCGGTGGCCAAGGAGAAAGCGGACTCGATGAACGAGCGGATTGGCTATCCGGAGCTGCTGACCAATGCCACCGAGCTGGAGCAGGAGTACGTGAAT CTAACCATTGTCCCGGACAACTTCATCAACAATGTCCTTAGCATTTTGCAATGGGAGTCTGAGAAGATGCTGCGACTTCTTCGCCAGCCGGTGGACAAGGAAAAGTGGACCACCGAACCGGCGGTGGTTAATGCCTTCTACAACCCGAATAAAAACGATATAG TATTTCCTGCTGGCATCCTGCAGCCGCTGTTCTACAGCCAGCACTTTCCCAAGTCCCTGAATTACGGCGGAATCGGAGTGGTAATTGGCCACGAGATTACCCACGGATTCGACGACAAGGGCAGGCAGTTCGACAAGGAAGGCAACATGATGCAGTGGTGGAACAATGCCACCATCGAGGCCTTTCGCGAACGGACGCAGTGCGTCATCGATCAGTACTCGCGCTACAAGATCAACGAGGTGGATATGTTCATGGACGGACGGATGACGCAGGGCGAGAACATCGCCGACAACGGTGGTCTCAAGCAGGCTTTCAGG GCCTACAAGAAATGGGAGACCTTACATGGGcgggagcagctgctgcccgGCCTGAACATGACCCACGATCAGCTGTTCTTTCTCAACTACGCCCAAATCTGGTGCGGATCCATGCGGCCGGAGGACGCTCTGACCAAGATCCGCTCCGCGGTCCACTCGCCCGGATTCGTTCGTGTCCT